In Rhodothermales bacterium, the DNA window TTGTTCGTTTCCATGCAGGATTGACTGAGTCATGCCTTCCTCGCCGAGTCTTGGTTTATCGTAGAGGATATTATGAATCAAGATTTTATCAGGCAAGAGGAGCGTTATTGGTATCGGCTCTATGCTGCTTGGCGCGAATGGTCGTTATGATGAGATATCAGAATCGGGTGCGTAGTACGTTATGGAGGACGCGCCGCGTGCGCGCTCCCTCTCGATCAACCCTTTCCCATTTTATCATGTCTCGCCTCGCCTCCTTCCTCACCTTCTTGTTGCTCGCCCTGCCAACCATGGCCCAACCCGCTGATCCCGCTCTTTACCATCTCCCGCAGGCGCGCACCGTGACGGTCAGCGGCGTCGGTACGGTGGACGTGGAGCCGGACGAGGCGACGGTCATGTTCGCCGTCGTGACGCGGGCGGAGACGGCGGAGGACGCGCGCCGCCAGAATGCCGAAGCGGCCGAATCCGCGATGGACGCCGTCCGCGCCCTCGGCATCGCCGACCGCAAAATCCAGCTTCTCAGCCTCCGGCTCGACGAGGAGTGGGACTACCAAAACAACCAACGCATCCGCAAAGGCTTCATCGCCCGCCGCGACGTGAGAGTGGTGATCGAAGACCTCGACCTCGTGCCCGACCTCGTCGCGACGGTCGTGCAGGAGGGGGCGAACGAGTTGAACGGGATTCAGTACGGCTTGCAGGACCGCGATGCCGTCGAAGATCAGGCGTTGCAGGCGGCGATCGTTCGGGCGCGGGAGAAAGCGCAACTCATGGCCGAGGCGCTCGGGGTCGGGCTCGGCCGCGTCGTGCAGGTCGCCGAAGGCGGTGTGCAGTTCCCGCAGCCGCCGCCGGTGATGTTCGCCCGCGCTGAGATGGCGATGGACCAGAGCGAGAGCAACCCCGGCGCGTATGCCGCCGGCGAGATCGTCGTCCGCGCCACCGTCACCGTCACGTTCGAACTCGACTAACCCCACTATGGCTGACGCTAGCGACCTCGACTACATGCGCCTCGCCGTCGAGCAGGCCAAGCAGAGCGTCCACGACGGGCAGAGCCCGTTCGGCGCCGTGATCGTCAAAGACGGCGAGGTGGTCTGCGCCGTCCACAACGTCGTCTGGGCAACGACCGACATCACGGCGCACGCCGAGGTCCACGCCCTCCGCGTGGCCTGCGAGCGACTCGGCACGATCGACCTCAGCGGCTGCACGATTTACTCCTCGACCGAGCCCTGCCCGATGTGCTTCGCCGCGATCCACTGGGCGAACTGCGACCGCATCGTCTTCGGCACATACATCGCCGACGCCGACGCGGCGGGCTTCCGCGAGCTCTCGATCTCGAACGAGCAGATGCGCACGCTCGGCGGCAGCGACGTGGCCGTCGAGGGCGGCGTCCTCCGTGATGAAGCGCAGGAAGCCTTCGACCTCTTCGCCGAGGTCAGCGACGGCAAGCTGTACTGAACCGTTCTGCCAAATTGTAGGGGCGCAGCGTGCTGTGCCCCTACGCATCCCCACCGCTGTGTCCGAGTTTCCCCACGTCCCGCACCACTTCCGCCTGCTCCCCGAGGAGGAGATGGAGGCGCGTGCCGGAGCGTTCTTCCGCGAGATGGACACGCGCCGCTCCACGCGCCACTTCGCCGACAAGCCCGTGCCGCGCCGCCTCATCGAACTCGCGATCCGCACGGCGAGCACGGCCCCGAGCGGGGCGCACAAGCAGCCGTGGACGTTCGTCGCCGTGAGCGATCCCGAGGTCAAGCGACGCATCCGCGAGGCGGCTGAGGAGGAGGAGCGCGCGTTCTACGCCGAGCGCGCCACGCCCGAGTGGCTCGAAGCCCTCGCGCCGATCGGGACGGATTGGGAGAAGCCGTTTCTGGAGACGGTGCCCTACGTCGTCGTCCTCTTCGCGCAGACCACGGGCGTGGACGCGGCGGGGGAGAAGGTCAAGCATTACTACGTGCAGGAGAGCTGCGGCATCGCGGCGGGCTTCTTCATCGCCGCGCTCCACCGGATGGGCCTCGCCACGCTCACGCATACGCCGAGCCCGATGAAATTCCTGAACGAGATCCTCGGCCGCCCCGCGCACGAGCGCCCGTTTATCCTCTTCCCCGTCGGCTATCCGGCGGACGACTCGACGGTGCCAGACCTGAAGCGGAAGGGGTTGGATGACGTGGCGGTGTGGGTCGAATAAGGTCGCGTCACAGGGCGAGATCGCGTGCGGGGCGTGCAATTCTCATTTGCAGATCGTGCGAAGATGTGGGAGCTTGGGCGGGTCATTCTGCCGTGCCCCCAATCCTCACGCTCATGCCTGCTCTCTACCGCTTCACCCTCCTCACCGCGTGCCTGCTGCTCGCGACCGGCCCCGCGCTCGCGCAGCAACGCGCCGCCGAGCGCCCGGCGACGCAGCGCGCCTCAGACGTCCTCCCGCTCGACCGGATCGCCCGCGTCGAGATGCCCTCGGTCGATAACGACGCGCTGATCGCGCGCGACGAAGCGACCGCCGCCCGCGCGACGGAGCCCCGCCCGTTCCGCTTCGCCGAGCCGTTCGAGGTAGCCCTCACCACCGGCAGCGCCGGGACGTGGGAGACGCTCGACGACGGCACCCGCGTCTGGCGCCTCGTCATCGCCTCCGGCGATGCGTACTCGATCAACCTCGGCTTCAGCCGGTTCCGCCTGCCCGACGGCGCGGCGCTCTGGCTCTACCCGGCCGGCGAAGCCCCGCATTTCCGCGCCTTCACGGCGGCCGACAACGAGGAGCACGGTGAGCTGTGGTCGCCGATCATCCGCAGCGATGAGGTCGTCGTCGAACTGAACCTGCCGGCGGCGAAGCCCGGTGCCGAGCCCGACTTCGAACTCGAACTGGCGCAGGTGAACCATGCGTACCGCCCGTTCGGCGTGCGCATCGAGACGCCGCAGGATCAGGCCCGCTCCGGCTCCTGCAACGTCGACGTCGTCTGCCCCGAGGGGAACGGCTTCCGCGACATCATCCGCAGCGTCGGCGCGTACACGCGCGGCGGGGTGGACATCTGCTCGGGCTCGGCGATGAACACCACGGCCGGCGACGGCAGCCCGTACTTCCTCACGGCCGACCACTGCGGCAACAGCGCGGGCAACGCCCCGAGCGTCGTGATCTACTGGAACTACGAGAACTCGACGTGCCGCCCGCCCGGCTCCCCGCAGAGCGGCGGCCCCGGCGACGGCCCGCTCGACCAGTTCAGCTCGGGCACGATCTTCCTCGACACCTCCGGCGGCGGCACCTCCGGCGGCCCCGACTGGACCCTCCTCGAAACCGACGA includes these proteins:
- a CDS encoding SIMPL domain-containing protein (The SIMPL domain is named for its presence in mouse protein SIMPL (signalling molecule that associates with mouse pelle-like kinase). Bacterial member BP26, from Brucella, was shown to assemble into a channel-like structure, while YggE from E. coli has been associated with resistance to oxidative stress.) gives rise to the protein MAQPADPALYHLPQARTVTVSGVGTVDVEPDEATVMFAVVTRAETAEDARRQNAEAAESAMDAVRALGIADRKIQLLSLRLDEEWDYQNNQRIRKGFIARRDVRVVIEDLDLVPDLVATVVQEGANELNGIQYGLQDRDAVEDQALQAAIVRAREKAQLMAEALGVGLGRVVQVAEGGVQFPQPPPVMFARAEMAMDQSESNPGAYAAGEIVVRATVTVTFELD
- a CDS encoding nucleoside deaminase, which produces MADASDLDYMRLAVEQAKQSVHDGQSPFGAVIVKDGEVVCAVHNVVWATTDITAHAEVHALRVACERLGTIDLSGCTIYSSTEPCPMCFAAIHWANCDRIVFGTYIADADAAGFRELSISNEQMRTLGGSDVAVEGGVLRDEAQEAFDLFAEVSDGKLY
- a CDS encoding nitroreductase family protein, with amino-acid sequence MEARAGAFFREMDTRRSTRHFADKPVPRRLIELAIRTASTAPSGAHKQPWTFVAVSDPEVKRRIREAAEEEERAFYAERATPEWLEALAPIGTDWEKPFLETVPYVVVLFAQTTGVDAAGEKVKHYYVQESCGIAAGFFIAALHRMGLATLTHTPSPMKFLNEILGRPAHERPFILFPVGYPADDSTVPDLKRKGLDDVAVWVE